From Deltaproteobacteria bacterium, the proteins below share one genomic window:
- a CDS encoding response regulator, translating into MSFRILIADDEPLIRIDLRESLEGLGYKVVGEARDGKEALDLIGRIHPDVAILDIKMPQMDGITVAKKVASRLPVILLTAYSDKNLIKGAREAGVMAYLTKPFREKDLTPAIELAIRHFLEESSLNERVKQLSEQLETRKLVERAKGLLMKAHNLSEGEAYRRIQQMSMKKNKPMKEVAEAVILMLE; encoded by the coding sequence ATGAGTTTTCGCATCTTGATCGCCGATGACGAACCTCTGATCAGGATCGACCTCAGGGAATCCCTGGAGGGATTGGGTTATAAAGTAGTGGGGGAGGCCCGTGACGGAAAGGAAGCCTTGGACCTTATCGGCCGAATCCACCCGGATGTGGCCATACTGGATATAAAAATGCCGCAAATGGATGGAATCACTGTTGCAAAGAAAGTAGCATCCAGATTACCGGTGATCCTTCTCACTGCATATTCGGATAAAAACCTGATAAAGGGTGCAAGGGAGGCGGGTGTGATGGCTTACCTTACAAAGCCTTTCCGTGAAAAGGACCTGACACCGGCCATAGAACTTGCCATCCGCCACTTCCTTGAAGAATCTTCACTTAATGAACGTGTAAAACAACTCAGCGAACAACTTGAAACCAGGAAATTGGTGGAAAGGGCCAAGGGCCTCTTGATGAAGGCCCATAACCTTTCGGAAGGAGAGGCCTACAGACGTATCCAACAAATGAGCATGAAAAAGAACAAACCTATGAAGGAGGTGGCGGAGGCCGTAATCCTAATGCTGGAATAG